One window of Campylobacter avium LMG 24591 genomic DNA carries:
- the rpoB gene encoding DNA-directed RNA polymerase subunit beta gives MQNKKHSKNRLRIDFSSTSKQIDIPNLLQLQQKSFDDFLNYENKSKESGIEKVFKSIFPIHDPQNRLSLEYVNSEIGKPKYTVRECMERGLTYSVNLKMKIRLTLHEKDEKTGEKIGIKDIKEQEIFIREIPLMTDRTSFIINGVERVVVNQLHRSPGVIFKEEESSTVANKLVYTAQIIPDRGSWLYLEYDVKDVLYVRINKRRKMPITMLFRALGYKKQDIIKLFYPVQTIHVKKNKFLVEFNPSDFLERVEYDLKDEKGNLIVQAGKRLNKKKAENLVKEGLKYIEYPAEILSRRHLANPLIDESTGEVMFDSLTLLDDSKLAKIKEKYKSFDIANDLAAEVDDAIINSFLQDNETLKALRQSENIDNENDLAAIRIYKVMRPGEPVLKEAAKNYVNDLFFNPERYDLTKVGRMKMNHKLALNVPEYTTVLTNEDIIKTTKYLIKIKNGKGRIDDRDHLGNRRIRSIGELLANELHLGLAKMQKAIRDKFTSLNADLEKVMPYDLINPKIITTTIMEFFTGGQLSQFMDQTNPLSEVTHKRRLSALGEGGLVKERAGLEVRDVHSTHYGRICPVETPEGQNIGLINTLATYSKVNDLGFVEAPYRKVVNAKVSDEVVYLTATQEENLVIAAASTKLDSKGNIVEDFVEARKDGETILAKKDEVQLIDLCSGMIVGVTASLIPFLEHDDANRALMGSNMQRQAVPLLTCNAPIVGTGMEQTIARDAWMAIKAKRGGVVEKVDNKSIFIMGEDDKGPFIDHYSMEKNLRTNQNTVYNQHPIVKKGEKIEAGQIIADGASMDEGELAIGKNALIAFMPWNGYNYEDAIVVSEKMIREDAFTSVHIYEKEIEARELKDGIEEITRDIPNIKEEDISHLDESGIARIGTHIKPGMILVGKVSPKGEVKPTPEERLLRAIFGEKAGHVVNKSLYATASLEGVVVDVKIFTKKGYEKDLRAIKAHDEEKMALEKEHHDRLLMMDREEILRVCSLLSKSALQSEQKVGNKTYKKGAKIDIEVLKTINRFALNSLVKAYSKEVQKQYEDWKNHFQNEKKRLKSEHDDKLDILEKDDILPSGVVKLVKIYIATKRKLKVGDKMAGRHGNKGIVSTIVPEVDMPYLPNGRSVDIALNPLGVPSRMNIGQILESHLGLVGLRLGEQIQEIFDKKKKDFIKELRSKMLEICSLERFTKEKKFIESLSDEELVSYARDWSKGVKFATPVFEGTSIEEFEKLFEMAKVSMDGKSELYDGRTGEKIAERVHVGCMYMLKLHHLVDEKVHARSTGPYSLVTQQPVGGKALFGGQRFGEMEVWALEAYGAAHTLREMLTIKSDDVEGRFSAYKALTKGENVPATGIPETFFVLANELKSLALDVEIFDKDE, from the coding sequence ATGCAAAACAAAAAACATTCAAAAAATAGATTAAGAATTGATTTCTCAAGCACTTCAAAACAAATTGATATTCCAAATCTTTTACAACTTCAACAAAAGAGCTTTGATGATTTTTTAAATTATGAAAATAAAAGCAAGGAAAGTGGCATAGAAAAGGTATTTAAATCAATTTTTCCTATACACGATCCGCAAAATAGATTAAGTTTAGAATATGTAAATTCAGAAATTGGTAAGCCAAAATACACTGTTAGAGAATGTATGGAAAGAGGACTTACTTATTCTGTAAATTTAAAGATGAAAATTCGCTTAACCTTGCATGAAAAAGATGAAAAAACAGGTGAAAAAATAGGCATAAAAGATATAAAAGAACAAGAAATTTTTATAAGAGAAATTCCTCTGATGACTGATAGAACCTCATTTATAATAAATGGCGTTGAAAGGGTTGTGGTAAATCAGCTTCACAGAAGCCCGGGCGTAATCTTTAAGGAGGAAGAAAGCTCGACTGTAGCAAATAAATTAGTATACACAGCTCAAATCATACCAGATAGAGGCTCTTGGCTGTATCTTGAATATGATGTTAAAGATGTTTTGTATGTTCGTATAAATAAAAGGCGTAAAATGCCTATAACTATGCTTTTTAGAGCATTAGGTTATAAAAAACAAGATATTATAAAGCTTTTTTATCCGGTTCAAACTATACATGTAAAGAAAAATAAATTTTTGGTTGAATTTAATCCTAGTGATTTCTTAGAAAGAGTTGAATATGATTTAAAAGACGAAAAGGGGAATTTGATAGTTCAAGCCGGAAAAAGATTAAATAAAAAGAAGGCTGAAAATTTAGTAAAAGAGGGGTTAAAATATATAGAGTATCCGGCTGAAATTCTTTCTAGAAGGCATCTTGCAAATCCGCTCATTGATGAGAGCACCGGCGAAGTTATGTTTGATTCTTTAACGCTTTTAGATGATAGTAAGTTGGCCAAAATTAAAGAAAAGTACAAAAGCTTTGATATAGCAAATGACTTGGCAGCGGAAGTAGATGATGCTATTATAAATTCATTTTTACAAGATAATGAAACATTAAAGGCCTTGAGACAAAGTGAAAATATAGACAATGAAAACGATCTTGCCGCAATTAGAATTTACAAGGTTATGAGACCGGGAGAGCCTGTATTAAAAGAGGCGGCGAAAAACTACGTGAATGATTTATTTTTCAACCCAGAAAGATACGATTTAACAAAGGTTGGTCGTATGAAGATGAACCATAAGCTAGCCTTAAATGTACCTGAATACACCACAGTTTTAACAAACGAAGATATTATAAAAACCACAAAATATCTAATTAAAATCAAAAATGGCAAGGGCAGGATAGATGATAGAGACCATTTAGGAAACCGCCGTATCCGCTCTATTGGCGAGCTTTTGGCAAACGAGCTTCATCTAGGGCTTGCTAAAATGCAAAAGGCTATAAGAGATAAATTTACCTCTCTTAATGCTGATTTGGAAAAGGTCATGCCTTATGATTTGATTAATCCTAAGATTATCACAACCACTATAATGGAATTTTTTACCGGCGGACAGCTTTCGCAGTTTATGGATCAGACAAATCCACTTAGTGAGGTTACCCACAAAAGACGTCTTTCAGCACTTGGCGAGGGCGGACTTGTGAAAGAAAGAGCAGGGCTTGAGGTAAGAGATGTGCATTCTACTCACTATGGTAGAATTTGTCCTGTTGAAACCCCTGAAGGTCAAAATATAGGGCTTATAAACACCCTTGCTACTTATTCTAAAGTAAATGATTTAGGCTTTGTTGAGGCTCCTTACAGAAAGGTTGTAAATGCTAAGGTTAGCGATGAAGTCGTTTATCTTACCGCAACTCAAGAGGAAAATTTGGTCATAGCAGCGGCCTCAACTAAGCTAGATAGCAAAGGAAATATAGTAGAGGATTTTGTTGAGGCTAGAAAAGATGGAGAAACCATACTTGCTAAGAAAGACGAGGTACAGCTTATAGATTTATGTTCTGGTATGATAGTGGGCGTTACAGCTTCTTTGATACCATTTTTAGAACATGATGATGCTAACCGTGCACTTATGGGTTCAAACATGCAAAGACAAGCAGTTCCGCTTTTAACCTGCAACGCACCTATTGTAGGTACCGGAATGGAGCAAACCATAGCAAGAGATGCCTGGATGGCCATAAAGGCAAAAAGAGGTGGAGTTGTAGAAAAGGTAGATAATAAAAGTATTTTTATAATGGGCGAGGATGATAAGGGTCCTTTTATAGACCATTATTCTATGGAGAAAAATTTAAGGACAAATCAAAACACAGTTTATAATCAGCACCCTATCGTAAAAAAAGGTGAAAAGATAGAAGCAGGGCAGATTATAGCTGACGGTGCTAGCATGGACGAGGGCGAGTTGGCCATCGGTAAAAATGCCCTTATAGCCTTTATGCCTTGGAATGGTTATAACTATGAGGACGCTATAGTAGTAAGCGAAAAAATGATAAGAGAGGATGCTTTCACGAGCGTTCATATCTACGAAAAAGAGATAGAAGCAAGAGAGCTTAAAGACGGCATAGAAGAAATTACGCGTGATATACCAAATATAAAGGAAGAGGATATTTCTCATCTTGATGAAAGTGGTATAGCAAGGATAGGAACTCACATCAAGCCAGGCATGATACTTGTTGGTAAGGTATCTCCAAAGGGTGAGGTAAAACCAACTCCTGAGGAAAGGCTTTTAAGAGCTATCTTTGGCGAAAAAGCAGGACATGTGGTAAATAAATCCTTATACGCTACCGCTTCATTAGAAGGTGTTGTTGTGGATGTTAAAATTTTCACCAAAAAGGGCTATGAAAAAGATTTAAGAGCTATAAAAGCACATGATGAGGAAAAAATGGCCTTGGAAAAAGAACATCATGATAGGCTTTTGATGATGGATAGAGAGGAAATTCTAAGGGTTTGTTCCTTGCTTTCAAAATCAGCCTTGCAAAGTGAGCAAAAGGTAGGAAATAAAACCTACAAAAAGGGCGCTAAGATAGATATAGAGGTCTTAAAAACCATAAACCGTTTTGCCCTAAATTCTTTGGTAAAAGCTTATTCAAAAGAAGTGCAAAAGCAGTATGAGGACTGGAAAAACCACTTCCAAAATGAGAAAAAAAGATTAAAAAGCGAGCATGATGACAAGCTTGATATTTTAGAAAAAGATGATATTTTACCAAGTGGGGTTGTAAAACTTGTAAAAATTTACATAGCCACAAAAAGAAAGCTAAAGGTTGGCGATAAAATGGCAGGTAGACACGGAAACAAGGGTATAGTTTCTACCATAGTGCCAGAGGTTGATATGCCTTATTTACCAAATGGTAGAAGCGTTGATATAGCTTTAAATCCTTTGGGTGTGCCATCTCGTATGAACATAGGTCAAATTCTAGAAAGCCACCTAGGACTTGTAGGCTTAAGGCTTGGAGAGCAAATTCAAGAAATTTTTGATAAAAAGAAAAAAGATTTTATAAAAGAACTTCGCTCTAAAATGCTTGAAATTTGTTCTTTAGAACGATTTACTAAGGAAAAGAAATTTATAGAAAGTTTAAGTGATGAAGAATTGGTTTCTTATGCTAGAGATTGGAGCAAAGGTGTTAAATTTGCCACTCCTGTTTTTGAGGGCACTAGTATAGAAGAATTTGAAAAACTTTTTGAAATGGCTAAGGTTTCAATGGACGGAAAAAGTGAGCTTTACGACGGACGTACAGGAGAAAAGATAGCAGAACGTGTGCATGTTGGTTGTATGTATATGCTAAAACTTCATCACTTGGTCGATGAAAAGGTTCACGCAAGAAGCACCGGACCTTACAGTTTGGTTACTCAACAACCTGTTGGTGGTAAGGCTTTATTTGGTGGGCAAAGATTTGGAGAAATGGAAGTTTGGGCTTTAGAAGCTTACGGTGCAGCACACACTCTAAGAGAAATGCTTACTATAAAATCAGATGATGTCGAGGGACGTTTTAGTGCTTATAAGGCTTTAACAAAGGGCGAGAATGTGCCAGCTACAGGTATTCCTGAGACTTTCTTTGTTTTGGCAAATGAGCTTAAGTCTTTAGCTCTTGATGTAGAGATTTTTGATAAGGACGAGTAA
- the rplL gene encoding 50S ribosomal protein L7/L12, with amino-acid sequence MAITKEDVLEYISKLSVLELSELVKEFEEKFGVSAAPVVVAGGAGAAAGGGAAEEKTEFNIVLTDSGAKKIEVIKVVRALTGLGLKEAKDAVEQTPSTLKEGVSKADAEEAKKQLEAAGAKVELK; translated from the coding sequence ATGGCAATTACAAAAGAAGATGTTTTAGAATATATTTCTAAACTAAGCGTGTTAGAACTTTCAGAATTAGTTAAAGAATTTGAGGAGAAATTCGGCGTATCTGCTGCTCCTGTTGTTGTTGCTGGTGGTGCGGGTGCTGCTGCTGGCGGTGGTGCCGCTGAAGAAAAGACTGAATTTAACATCGTCTTAACTGATAGCGGTGCTAAGAAAATAGAAGTTATCAAGGTGGTTCGTGCCTTAACAGGTCTTGGACTAAAAGAAGCAAAAGATGCAGTTGAGCAAACTCCATCTACTCTAAAAGAAGGTGTTAGCAAGGCTGACGCAGAGGAAGCTAAAAAGCAGCTTGAAGCAGCTGGTGCTAAGGTAGAACTTAAGTAA
- the rplJ gene encoding 50S ribosomal protein L10 produces the protein MTRGEKTELVNKLQEEFSKSEMILVCNYKGLSTKKLESLRDNARENGVKVQIIKNTLANLALNQAGKSGLELKDTNIYLWGEDQLNVSKVASKFEDENELFNIKSAFMDGEVSDVAKVKALAKMPSRDELLAMLLQVWKAPITNFVIGLNALKEQKEKEA, from the coding sequence GTGACTCGAGGTGAAAAAACCGAACTAGTTAATAAGCTACAAGAAGAGTTTTCAAAGAGTGAAATGATATTGGTTTGTAACTATAAAGGACTTAGCACAAAAAAGCTAGAAAGTCTTAGAGATAACGCTAGAGAAAATGGCGTTAAAGTTCAAATCATTAAAAACACTCTTGCTAATCTTGCGCTTAATCAAGCTGGAAAAAGCGGACTTGAGCTTAAAGATACAAATATATATCTTTGGGGCGAAGATCAGTTAAATGTCAGCAAGGTTGCTTCAAAATTTGAAGATGAAAACGAGCTGTTTAACATTAAATCAGCCTTTATGGACGGCGAAGTTAGCGATGTAGCTAAAGTAAAAGCCTTGGCTAAGATGCCTTCGCGTGATGAATTACTTGCTATGCTTTTGCAAGTTTGGAAAGCTCCTATTACAAATTTTGTCATAGGACTTAATGCTTTAAAAGAGCAAAAAGAAAAAGAAGCTTAA
- the rplA gene encoding 50S ribosomal protein L1, which yields MAKISKRLKDLNQKIDNSKEYSLEEAISTVKDLASAKFDETVEIALKLNVDPRHADQMVRGSVVLPAGTGKKVRVAVVAKDAKADEAKEAGADIVGSDDLIEEIQKGNINFDVLIATPNLMGLVGKVGRILGPKSLMPNPKTGTVTLDVKQAVHNAKSGQVNFRVDKQGNIHAGLGKVSFSKEQLNDNITTFIKAINKHKPAAAKGRYIKNAALSLTMSPSVSLQTQELLDMK from the coding sequence ATGGCAAAAATTAGTAAAAGACTAAAAGATTTAAATCAAAAAATTGACAATTCTAAGGAATATTCTTTAGAAGAAGCTATAAGCACGGTTAAGGATTTAGCCTCTGCTAAATTTGATGAGACTGTTGAGATAGCTTTAAAATTAAATGTTGATCCAAGACATGCTGATCAAATGGTTCGTGGCTCTGTTGTTTTGCCTGCTGGAACAGGTAAAAAGGTTAGAGTTGCTGTTGTTGCAAAAGACGCCAAGGCTGACGAAGCGAAGGAAGCTGGTGCTGATATAGTTGGTAGTGATGATTTGATAGAAGAAATTCAAAAAGGAAACATAAATTTTGATGTTTTAATAGCCACTCCAAATTTAATGGGCTTAGTTGGTAAAGTTGGTAGAATTTTAGGACCAAAAAGTTTGATGCCAAATCCTAAAACAGGCACAGTTACTTTGGATGTAAAACAAGCTGTGCATAATGCTAAGAGCGGTCAGGTGAATTTCCGTGTAGATAAGCAAGGTAATATACATGCAGGGCTTGGCAAGGTTTCTTTCTCAAAAGAGCAGTTAAATGATAATATAACTACTTTTATAAAAGCAATAAATAAGCACAAGCCAGCTGCAGCAAAGGGTAGATACATAAAAAATGCCGCCCTTTCTTTGACTATGAGCCCTTCTGTTTCTTTGCAAACTCAAGAGCTTTTAGATATGAAATAA
- the rplK gene encoding 50S ribosomal protein L11, which produces MAKKVVGEIKLQIAATKANPSPPVGPALGQQGVNIMEFCKAFNEKTKDMAGFNVPVVITVYADKSFTFITKQPPATDLIKKAAGISKGSDNPLKNKVGKLTKKQILEIVDKKIADLNTKDKEQAAKIIAGSARSMGIEIVD; this is translated from the coding sequence ATGGCTAAGAAAGTCGTTGGCGAAATAAAATTACAAATTGCTGCTACAAAGGCAAATCCATCTCCTCCTGTAGGTCCTGCTTTGGGTCAACAAGGTGTAAATATAATGGAATTTTGCAAGGCCTTTAACGAAAAAACAAAGGATATGGCAGGTTTTAATGTTCCGGTTGTTATAACTGTTTATGCTGACAAGAGCTTTACTTTTATTACAAAGCAACCACCAGCCACAGATTTGATTAAAAAAGCAGCTGGAATTTCAAAGGGTTCTGATAATCCTTTAAAAAATAAGGTTGGAAAGCTTACAAAAAAGCAAATCCTTGAAATAGTTGATAAAAAAATCGCTGATTTAAATACCAAAGACAAAGAACAAGCTGCTAAGATTATAGCTGGTTCTGCTCGTTCTATGGGTATTGAAATCGTTGATTAA
- the nusG gene encoding transcription termination/antitermination protein NusG has product MSEEFKWYAIQTYAGSEMSVKRAIHNLIKDNGIEEQVKDIVVPTEDVIEFKNGKEKISERSLYSGYVFICLKFSVELWHKIQSLPKVGRFIGENKTGDRKQPTPLSEKDINLILEKVKNKAAPKPKISFEEGENVRIIDGPFANFTGMVEEYDMVRGLLKLNVSIFGRSTPVEILYSQVEKIV; this is encoded by the coding sequence GTGAGTGAAGAATTTAAGTGGTATGCCATTCAAACTTATGCTGGTAGTGAGATGTCTGTTAAAAGGGCTATACATAATTTGATTAAAGATAATGGCATAGAAGAGCAAGTTAAAGATATAGTTGTTCCTACTGAAGATGTTATTGAATTTAAGAATGGCAAGGAAAAGATAAGCGAAAGATCTTTGTATTCAGGCTATGTTTTTATATGCCTTAAATTTAGTGTTGAGTTATGGCATAAAATTCAATCTCTTCCTAAGGTTGGCCGCTTCATAGGAGAAAATAAAACAGGCGATAGAAAACAACCTACGCCTTTGTCTGAAAAAGATATAAATTTAATATTAGAAAAAGTTAAAAATAAGGCTGCACCTAAGCCTAAAATATCATTTGAAGAGGGTGAAAATGTCCGTATTATAGATGGACCTTTTGCGAATTTTACCGGTATGGTTGAAGAATACGATATGGTGAGAGGGCTTTTAAAGCTCAATGTATCTATTTTTGGTAGATCAACCCCTGTTGAAATTCTCTACTCTCAAGTTGAAAAAATAGTTTAA
- the secE gene encoding preprotein translocase subunit SecE yields the protein MEKLLSYFRLSKAELAKVIFPVKEQVRNAYITVFVVVFVVALFLWIVDLIMFYSLSFIVS from the coding sequence ATGGAAAAATTATTGAGTTATTTTAGACTATCTAAGGCCGAGTTAGCAAAGGTTATATTTCCCGTTAAAGAACAAGTTAGAAATGCTTATATAACTGTTTTTGTAGTGGTCTTTGTTGTAGCCTTGTTTTTATGGATAGTTGATTTGATTATGTTTTATTCCTTATCTTTTATAGTTTCTTGA
- the rpmG gene encoding 50S ribosomal protein L33 — protein sequence MRIKVGLKCEECGDINYSTYKNSKNTTEKLELKKYCPRLKKHTIHKEVKLKS from the coding sequence ATGAGAATAAAAGTTGGTTTAAAGTGTGAAGAGTGCGGAGATATCAATTACAGCACATATAAAAATAGTAAAAACACAACTGAAAAACTAGAGTTGAAGAAGTATTGCCCTAGGCTTAAAAAACATACTATTCACAAAGAAGTTAAGTTAAAGAGTTAA
- the tuf gene encoding elongation factor Tu → MAKEKFSRNKPHVNIGTIGHVDHGKTTLTAAISAVLSRKGLAELKDYDNIDNAPEEKERGITIATSHIEYETEKRHYAHVDCPGHADYVKNMITGAAQMDGAILVVSAADGPMPQTREHILLSRQVGVPYIVVFMNKADMVDDAELLELVEMEIRELLSSYDFPGDDTPIISGSALKALEEAKAGQDGEWSAKIIALMDAVDSYIPTPVRDTDKDFLMPIEDVFSISGRGTVVTGRIEKGTVKVGDTIEIVGIKDTQTTTVTGVEMFRKEMDQGEAGDNVGVLLRGTKKEEVLRGMVLAKPKSITPHTEFEAEVYILNKDEGGRHTPFFNNYRPQFYVRTTDVTGSIKLAEGTEMVMPGENVRITVSLIAPIALEEGTRFAIREGGHTVGSGVVSKIIK, encoded by the coding sequence ATGGCTAAGGAAAAATTTTCTCGTAACAAGCCGCACGTAAATATAGGTACCATAGGTCACGTTGACCACGGTAAAACAACTCTTACAGCTGCTATTTCTGCTGTTCTTTCAAGAAAGGGTTTGGCTGAGCTTAAAGATTATGACAATATCGACAATGCTCCAGAAGAAAAAGAACGTGGTATAACCATAGCTACTTCTCACATAGAGTATGAAACAGAAAAAAGACACTATGCACACGTTGATTGTCCTGGACACGCTGACTATGTTAAAAACATGATTACAGGTGCTGCACAAATGGACGGTGCTATATTAGTTGTTTCTGCTGCTGATGGTCCTATGCCACAAACTAGAGAGCATATCTTGCTTTCTCGCCAAGTTGGTGTGCCTTATATAGTTGTTTTCATGAATAAGGCTGATATGGTAGATGATGCAGAGCTTTTAGAGCTTGTTGAAATGGAAATTAGAGAATTATTAAGTTCTTATGATTTTCCAGGTGATGATACTCCTATTATATCTGGTTCTGCTCTTAAAGCACTTGAAGAAGCTAAGGCCGGACAAGACGGCGAATGGTCTGCTAAGATTATAGCTTTAATGGATGCGGTTGATAGCTATATACCAACTCCTGTTAGAGATACAGATAAAGATTTCTTGATGCCAATCGAAGATGTTTTCTCTATCTCTGGTCGTGGAACAGTTGTTACAGGTAGGATAGAAAAAGGAACTGTAAAGGTTGGCGATACTATAGAAATAGTAGGTATAAAAGATACTCAAACTACAACAGTTACAGGTGTTGAAATGTTTAGAAAAGAAATGGACCAAGGTGAAGCCGGCGATAATGTTGGTGTTTTACTTCGTGGAACTAAGAAAGAGGAAGTTTTACGTGGTATGGTTCTTGCTAAACCTAAATCTATCACTCCTCACACTGAATTTGAAGCTGAGGTATATATCTTAAATAAAGATGAAGGTGGAAGACACACTCCATTCTTTAATAACTACAGACCGCAGTTTTATGTTAGAACTACAGACGTTACAGGCTCTATAAAACTTGCTGAAGGTACTGAAATGGTTATGCCAGGCGAAAATGTTAGAATAACTGTAAGCCTTATAGCTCCTATCGCACTTGAGGAAGGAACTCGCTTTGCGATTAGAGAAGGCGGACACACTGTTGGTTCTGGTGTTGTTTCTAAAATAATCAAATAA
- a CDS encoding 2-oxoacid:acceptor oxidoreductase family protein: MKYQLRFGGEGGQGVITAGEILAEAAIEENRYAFKASTYTSQVRGGPTKVDIIIDDKEIFFPYAIEGEVDFMLATADKGYQSFKSGVKPGGIIVVEPNLVYPEDSDYEKWKVFKIPIITIAKDEVGNVATQSVVALAIAAYMTKCIDLSNLRKVMLEMVPAKTRELNAKAYDLGVEYATKALA; this comes from the coding sequence ATGAAATATCAGTTAAGATTTGGCGGAGAGGGCGGACAAGGCGTTATAACTGCTGGCGAAATTTTAGCAGAAGCCGCCATAGAGGAAAATCGTTATGCTTTTAAGGCTTCAACTTATACTTCGCAAGTTCGCGGTGGTCCAACTAAGGTTGATATTATCATAGATGATAAAGAAATATTCTTTCCTTATGCCATAGAGGGCGAGGTTGATTTTATGCTAGCCACGGCAGATAAGGGCTATCAAAGCTTTAAAAGCGGAGTAAAACCTGGCGGAATTATAGTTGTAGAACCAAATTTAGTTTATCCTGAGGATAGCGACTATGAAAAATGGAAGGTTTTTAAAATTCCTATTATAACTATAGCTAAAGATGAGGTTGGAAATGTGGCCACTCAGTCAGTTGTAGCCTTAGCCATAGCTGCTTATATGACAAAGTGTATAGATTTGTCAAATTTAAGAAAGGTTATGCTTGAGATGGTTCCTGCTAAGACTAGAGAATTAAATGCCAAGGCGTACGATTTAGGTGTTGAATATGCCACAAAGGCACTTGCTTAA
- a CDS encoding 2-oxoglutarate ferredoxin oxidoreductase subunit beta, producing MAFDYDEYLRVDKMPTQWCWGCGDGVVLKCIIRAVQKTGWNMDDVCLVSGIGCSGRMSSYVNCNTVHTTHGRAIAYATGIKLANPSKKVIVVSGDGDTLAIGGNHTIHGCRRNIDLTHIVINNFIYGLTNSQTSPTTPQGFYTVTAQQGSIDPNFDACELTKAAGASFVARGNVIEAAKLENLIYKALLHKGYSFVDVFSNCHINLGRKNKMGEATSMLEWIKSLVVDKSKFDKMNFEEREGKFPTGILHQDESKAEYCHAYEEVRRAVKEKRMVDLGALR from the coding sequence ATGGCTTTTGATTATGATGAATATTTACGTGTAGATAAAATGCCTACACAATGGTGCTGGGGCTGCGGAGACGGCGTTGTTTTAAAATGTATCATTAGAGCTGTGCAAAAAACAGGCTGGAATATGGACGATGTTTGTTTGGTTTCAGGTATTGGCTGTAGCGGTAGGATGAGCTCTTATGTAAATTGCAACACAGTTCATACTACTCACGGCAGAGCCATAGCTTATGCCACAGGTATAAAACTAGCAAATCCAAGCAAGAAAGTTATAGTAGTAAGCGGTGACGGCGATACTCTTGCTATAGGTGGAAACCACACCATACATGGCTGCAGAAGAAATATAGACTTAACTCATATAGTTATAAATAACTTTATATACGGTCTTACAAATTCACAAACCTCGCCAACCACTCCACAAGGCTTTTACACAGTAACAGCACAGCAAGGTAGCATAGACCCAAATTTTGATGCTTGCGAGCTTACCAAAGCAGCAGGAGCTTCCTTTGTAGCTAGAGGAAATGTTATAGAGGCTGCTAAGCTTGAAAATTTGATATATAAGGCACTTTTACACAAGGGTTATAGCTTTGTGGATGTGTTTTCAAACTGCCATATAAATTTAGGTAGAAAAAACAAAATGGGCGAGGCCACTTCTATGCTTGAGTGGATTAAATCTTTGGTTGTAGATAAGTCAAAATTTGATAAGATGAATTTTGAAGAAAGAGAAGGAAAATTTCCTACCGGTATCTTACATCAAGACGAAAGCAAGGCTGAATACTGCCACGCTTATGAGGAAGTAAGAAGAGCTGTAAAAGAAAAGAGAATGGTAGATTTAGGAGCTTTAAGATGA